A stretch of DNA from Molothrus ater isolate BHLD 08-10-18 breed brown headed cowbird chromosome Z, BPBGC_Mater_1.1, whole genome shotgun sequence:
AAGGTTGTACTGATACTTCTTGTGTCCACAGACTGCTCTGATTTATAGGTAACGATTTATAGaagcaaaaacctctttcctGGTACTGATAACCTGTCTCCTTTGCCTGTCCAGGTCCAAGAGTACCCATGTGACAAGGTGAAGGAAACACGAAACTCTCCAACTCTAGGCTACACTGGCTGAGAccccttttttttatttcatcaagGGGGCATGGCCCAGTTCATGTCCTCCCTGACCCATGCACACAGCAAGGTCACTGCATGCTCTCTCCTATGACACACTTGTACCCATAATGGACCTTGCAAACCATTTTGCCTGTGGCTGCAGTACACTTTCTCAGGTGCTGGTGCTTAGTTGGTGCTTAGTTTCTGAATCCCCTCCAGGTGTATGTGGCTTCCATACCTAATGACTTATGTGCCAGCAGGACCCTGATGCAATGCAACACATACACCCCCGCTGTACCCCCAAAATGCCTCTACCACCCCTCTACTCCCGCCCAGTGTCCTACCTGGCATCAGCTGCGCTGCTGCCTCGGGGGTGGTGgtgggcactgcctggggctgctgctggctggagctgaCCTCAGGGTCGGCACCCACCGAGGGCGAGCCAGCCAGCTCACCACCCGGGGCCAGCTGTGGGATGGACGGCAGGgtctcctcagcagctgctggtggctcctCCTGACCAGGCAGCTGTAGGGCTGAGAGGGGGATGCTGATGGGTTTCCCAGCAGTGGTGATGGCATTGGAGCTGGTGGCTGgcacctgcaaggcagccacagGGCCACCGCCTGCCCCCCGTGCCGGGGAGGCGAGGGGTCCCCGGGGTGGCCGCTGCACGGCCATGCGGGGTGGGCCAGGCGGGGAGGCGCAGGGGCGCGGCGGGTCAGGCTCGGGGCCTGCGGCTGGCTGGGGCACGGTTCTGGtgggtgccaggcaggaaggcCCAGCCGGGGGCTGCGGCTTGGGCTTGGACATCTGTGTCAGGGCCAGGGCCGGCCCATCGGCACCGGCCGTCAGCTCCGCATTGGCCACTATATAGTAGTCCTCAGGGAGCTCCTGCTTGATCTTCTTGAGGAGCACGTCACCGCCACCCTCGTCGGCAGCCTGGGCCTGGGCCTGGGCCGCGGCTGCTGGCCGCTTGCGGGGCCCAGTGGGAGCACGGTGAGGGTGTGGCTCAAAGTCACTGTCCTCGTCGGTGACAGAGGACTCACAGACCATGTCAAAGAGGGTGGCCTCATCCTCGTACTCCTCCACAGGCTCGCCCAGGTCTGACGGCTCACTGCAGTAGGAGAAGTCGCAGGAGTCACGAGTGCGGGTGCAATCCAGCTTGGCTTTCCCCGGCCGGCCTGGGTAGCGCTCCAGGGGGCTGGCCTGAGCCTCTGATGGCACCCCCAGCATGCTGGGGCTGTCTGAGTTGAAGCTGCGGCTGTCCTGGAAGCAGACACGCTCCTGGGAACCGGCCCGGCAAGTGGCGGCCAGGGGCCAGTGGTAGGCATGGCCAGCACTACAGCCCCACATGGCTGTCAGGTTGCCATGGGCCCCCTCAGAAAGCAGGTGCTTGAGGTTGGGGATGAGGCTGCAGATGGTCCCATGGCTGTGGGCCCAGCTCACCAGCTTGGAGAGGTTTTCGGAGGAGGTGTGAAGGCAGTCCTCCATGGTACAGGATCAACAGCGCCTGGCCGCTGGGAAGTCAGCTGAAGACACAGTTCAGATCACAGGGTCCTGGCACTGATGGTCGTGTGTTGCCAAGCTCATATTTACTTCTCAcctgcagagaaacagagcaaaacCCCACTCTTCAGCACTCCTAAAGCATGACCATATTTGCAtgcaaaaatgaaacatttgtaCGCTCAGCTAAACCCACCCATTCCACTCTTATCTCATGTCCTTCAAAATATGCCTCAAAACTACGCCTGGTATTAAGCAACTGGATCTGAAGAAACAATGAAGTTTTACATCATTTATGCAGATTTCTCAACTGAATCAAATATCTCCTTTTCAACTGAATTTAAGAGTTATCAAAAGGAAGGCTCAAAACTTGAGTTTTCAATACAAGGAATAAGCAAACAAGCTCACCTTTCACTGTTCTATACTGATAGTCATCAGTTGCTCAAAGACTTAAGAGACTCTTAAAGGGCCTGCAAAACTTAAGCCAGAACCTTCTTTTAACTTTAAGACTtagcattttgctttttatcaTACTGTCCATTTTCCAACATCTAAATCATGATTCAGTTCAAGAAAAACTTTTGCCATTTTCATCAAAACTATTTAGAAATTTGACATACAAGATGACAGCAAAGTctgcatgtttttctttgtaTACAGCTAATGACAGAGAAGTCATCTCCAGTGACCTCGGACAGCTAAAGTATCTGAActtcttttcatttctgcaggTCTGTTTGGAGGCTCTCCCTAAccctctctctgctgtgctttgtgaACACATGTGACCTGCAAGCCTTGGAGTTCCTGTTGTTCTcatttcacttttgttttcatATAAATAGAAAAGCCCATTACATTTGTCCCAGATCAAATGAAGTATCTATGGCAATGTTATACCTCATTTTATTCCTTGTCCTCATCTACACAAGCATTTTTAGATACAAAATGAACTGCGTCAAGGCTCAAAAAGACAGCCACACAGTGGCTAATTGCCCCTGGGGAATGCTTTCCCTAAAAATCAACACAAATCACTACCTGCCTACCTAGTTGCTCCTCAGTCACCTGTCACCAGTTAGCTGCAGATAtctgtgtttgctctgctgcctcatCTCAAGGGAGATGAGGAGGCTGTGTTTCAATGATTTTGTAGCTTGCACATCCCTGCCCCTTCACTCCTATTCACCAGGCAAGGGTTGGTCTGTGGAAACcaaaactggaaataaaatagACAAGTACTGCCTATGATTTTCCCCATCTTCCTGGGTTTTTCCACCCCACCCACTGCGAGTCTTTGGTGGGGTCAAGAATGGAGCCAGCATGGGAATTTCTAGAAACTTTAATTTCTAGGTATTTTTTCAACATCTTCGAAATTAAGTATGGAGGAAATGAATGAATAGGAAGAAGCACATAATTAGGAAACAAAATTCAAGCTTGTTTTTGCAGTAGCTCAAGACAGAGTGCATACACAGAGAACAACTGCTACAATAAATTGAATTCTAGCCCACATGCAAACAGAGATCTCAGAGCATCACCTGCAACACAAAGCTCCTTGCATGACCAGTGCATCTGTGAAGTATAATACATGCAAGAAGGTCCCTAATTTGCAAGTCTTTTAGGCACTGGAGAAGACCTCCTTTTTCAAACATACGACTTTCAAATATCTAAAACTtcttttttgttatattttatttgttttaaagcttttaaagatCACACTTAAGAGGGGTCAAAATATCTGTTTCTTCTAAGAAATCCCAGTTTCTTCTAAAAGACTAAGGAATCCATGTTTCTTCTAACACTCATATTCAAAGATATGTACTTACAACCTACCCTGCCACAGAAGAAACACCAAAACACAGGAGGAGGAACACCATACTCATAGCAAGGCAAAGAAGACAATCTGGGAAgtgaaaaggggaaaggagggagagctAATACAGTCAGAAACTGCATCTGAGTAAACCTTGTGTGGTATCATGGAGCTGCTCAATCACCACACAAACAGGAATGTCTCTTGGGAAGACAGAAAGACCCATTTGGCTAAAGGATCACTTTCCCCTTAGGGAAGTGAGATAAAGTCTGCCACTGTCTGACTGCCAAGGTCAAGATTGCTTGTGCAGTTACTCAGAAGCACTGTGTCTTCAGTTTGCCAACTGCAACAGAAGTTGCAAATGGCAGTTTGGGAGGGAGGGACTCATGCTgtagaaagcacagaaaatgcat
This window harbors:
- the KIAA1958 gene encoding uncharacterized protein KIAA1958 homolog, whose product is MEDCLHTSSENLSKLVSWAHSHGTICSLIPNLKHLLSEGAHGNLTAMWGCSAGHAYHWPLAATCRAGSQERVCFQDSRSFNSDSPSMLGVPSEAQASPLERYPGRPGKAKLDCTRTRDSCDFSYCSEPSDLGEPVEEYEDEATLFDMVCESSVTDEDSDFEPHPHRAPTGPRKRPAAAAQAQAQAADEGGGDVLLKKIKQELPEDYYIVANAELTAGADGPALALTQMSKPKPQPPAGPSCLAPTRTVPQPAAGPEPDPPRPCASPPGPPRMAVQRPPRGPLASPARGAGGGPVAALQVPATSSNAITTAGKPISIPLSALQLPGQEEPPAAAEETLPSIPQLAPGGELAGSPSVGADPEVSSSQQQPQAVPTTTPEAAAQLMPDQDERAAELSREQNEKTIRSTQTALRNFREFLISKYPSETREIYVIPCKELDAYLASFFVDARQKDGSEYEPNSLANYQCGLERYLKEHRYGYSITRDKEFKRSQEALKQKQIELRCKGKGNKPHKSMKLTFADELILRKRGLLSRYNPEGLLNLVWLNNTKAFGHCTGFHGSTLKWGDIRLRVTETGLEYLEWMGPDNGDVSTKSKRGGTDSRVYATQHSPQTCPVQDYKEYAQRRPPAMRYEDAPFYLSIKPVVNLAALHWYNCQALGKNKLAKMVKTMCEKGNIPGRKTNFSVYQSCSTLSEAQSNQLVLICNNLSQQAAQSMASHSNTGNFIVSASYDSSSDTA